The following nucleotide sequence is from Pseudomonas putida S13.1.2.
ATGCCCTGCTGGCGGCAATGAGCGACCCGGTACTGGCCGTGGACAGCGCAGGCCTGGTGCTGCTGGCCAATCCGGCGCTGATCGCCCTGTGCGGGCGCGAATCCGCCGGGCGCTCGGTGGGTGAACTGTTCGGCGATCCCGCGCTGCTGCAGGCGCTGCAGGACAACAACTTCCACCTGCCCATGCGCGAGATGCAACTGAACGGCCAGAGCCTGCTGCTGGACGCCATGCCGATCACCAACGCCGGTGGCCTGCTGACGCTGTACCCCCCCACGCGCATGGGCGAACGCCTGTCGGCCCTGCACCACGACCATGCCGAAGGCTTTGATGCCCTGCTCGGCGAGTCGCCCGCCATCCGCACGCTCAAGGCCCGCGCCCTGCGCGTGGCCGCGCTTGATGCACCGCTGCTGGTGCATGGCGAAACCGGTACCGGCAAAGAGCTGGTCGCCCGCGCCTGCCACGCCATCAGTAGCCGCCACGCTGCACCGTTCCTGGCCCTGAACTGCGCCGCACTGCCCGAAAGCCTGGCCGAGAGCGAGTTGTTCGGTTACGCCCCCGGCGCCTTCACCGGCGCGCAACGCGGTGGCAAACCCGGGCTGATGGAGCTGGCCAACCAGGGCACGGTGTTCCTCGATGAAATTGGCGAAATGTCACCGTACCTGCAGGCCAAGCTGCTGCGTTTTCTCAGCGATGGCAGCTTCCGCCGGGTGGGCGGCGACCGCGAAGTGAAGGTGGATGTGCGCATCATCAGCGCCACCCACCGCGACCTGGAGCGCATGGTCGCCGAAGGCAGCTTCCGCGAGGACCTGTTCTATCGCCTCAACGTGCTGAACCTGCAGGTACCGCCACTGCGCGACAGGGGCCAGGACATCCTGATGCTGGCGCACTTCTTCATGCAGCAAGCCTGCACGCAGATCCAGCGCCCAGCCTGCCGGCTGACGCCCGCCACCCACTCGGCACTGCTGGCCAACCCTTGGCCGGGCAACGTGCGCCAGCTACAGAACGTGATTTTCCGCGCTGCGGCCATCTGCGAGGGCGACCTGGTGGATATCGGCGACCTGGACATTGCCGGCACCTCGGTGGCCCGCGGGCAGGACGGCGAAGTGGCCAGCCTGGAGCAGGCTGTGGGTGATTTCGAGCGTGAACTGTTACAGCGCCTGTATGCCAGTTACCCATCGACACGGCAACTGGCCGGGCGCTTGCAAACTTCGCACACCGCTATTGCCCAGCGACTGCGTAAATATGGAATACCCGGAAAACTTTGATGCACGTCGACAATACCGACGGTTCAATCAGACTTTTCCTAGCCGCGTGGCCGCAATTGACGGGAGTGCTCGCCGTAGAATGGTGACATCGTAATTTCGCATGTCACCTTGAACGAAGAGTACCCTGATGTTTGAACTCGATTTTTACGGGACACTTGTAGCCGCCTCTCTAGTACTGCTGCTGGGGCGCGGGCTGGTCGCACGCATTGGTTTCCTGCGCGTTTACAATATTCCGGAACCTGTTGCAGGCGGATTGGTCGTTGCCTTGGCACTCTTGGCATTGCGCAGTTTCGATGTCCAGGTCCAGTTTGATACCTCGTTGCAAACACCGTTGATGCTAGCGTTCTTCGCCACCATCGGTCTGAGTGCCGACTTCGCCAGCCTGAAGAAGGGCGGGCGTGTGGTCGCCGTGTTCCTGCTGGTGGTGACTGGCTTGCTGCTGGTTCAGAACGCCATGGGCATCGGCCTGGCAACGGCGTTGGGGCTGGACCCACTGATGGGCCTGCTGGCCGGTTCGATCAGCCTGTCGGGTGGCCACGGCACGGGCGCCGCCTGGGGCGCGACGTTTACTGAAAAGTTTGGCCTGGCTTCGGCTTCCGAACTGGCGATGGCCTCTGCCACCTTCGGCCTGGTATTGGGCGGCTTGATTGGTGGCCCAGTTGCCAAACTGCTGATCAAGCGGGTCAAGACACAGGGTACTGAAGAAGAAGTAGCACACCTGCCAAAAGGCTTTGAACAGCCGAATAAAGAGCGCCTGATCACATCATTTTCATTTATCGAGACGTTGGCACTGATTGCCGTCAGTCTGCTGGTCGGCACAGTGCTTAACGGGCTGTTGAAAGGCACCGCATTCGAACTGCCGACATTCGTTTGCGTACTCTTCGTAGGCGTATTGCTGCGCAATGGGCTTTCGGCATTCGGCTTTTACCATGTCTTCGAACGTGAAGTCTCGGTACTGGGCAATGTCAGTTTGTCCCTGTTCCTGGCGATTGCCTTGATGTCGCTCAAGCTGTGGGACCTGGCAGCGCTGGCCTTACCGTTCTTTGTCTTGCTGGCCGCGCAAACGCTGGTCATGGCTCTGTTTGCGATCTTCGTGACGTTCCGGGTCATGGGCCGCAACTATGATGCGGCGGTGCTGGCTGCCGGGCACTGTGGCTTCGGCCTGGGGGCGACGCCGACGGCGATTGCCAACATGCAAGCGGTGACCCAGCGCTATGGCGCCTCGCACATCGCCTTCCTGGTAGTGCCGATGGTGGGGGCGTTCTTCATCGACATCATCAATGTCATCGTGATCAAGCTGTACCTGGCATTGCCCTTGTTTATCGCGGGTTAAGCCCGCCTGATGCTGCCCGTCCTGGGCACGCGTGGCCCAGGACGAGCGCTCATCCGCTCAGGGACGAACCGCGGTAACCTCGATCTCGACGCGCC
It contains:
- a CDS encoding sigma-54-dependent transcriptional regulator — encoded protein: MRIHVSFIDRVGITQEVLALLGARNLNLDAVEMVPPNVYIDAPTLSPAVLEELHDALFEVQGVQSVDVVDILPGQRRHLQLDALLAAMSDPVLAVDSAGLVLLANPALIALCGRESAGRSVGELFGDPALLQALQDNNFHLPMREMQLNGQSLLLDAMPITNAGGLLTLYPPTRMGERLSALHHDHAEGFDALLGESPAIRTLKARALRVAALDAPLLVHGETGTGKELVARACHAISSRHAAPFLALNCAALPESLAESELFGYAPGAFTGAQRGGKPGLMELANQGTVFLDEIGEMSPYLQAKLLRFLSDGSFRRVGGDREVKVDVRIISATHRDLERMVAEGSFREDLFYRLNVLNLQVPPLRDRGQDILMLAHFFMQQACTQIQRPACRLTPATHSALLANPWPGNVRQLQNVIFRAAAICEGDLVDIGDLDIAGTSVARGQDGEVASLEQAVGDFERELLQRLYASYPSTRQLAGRLQTSHTAIAQRLRKYGIPGKL
- the gltS gene encoding sodium/glutamate symporter, producing MFELDFYGTLVAASLVLLLGRGLVARIGFLRVYNIPEPVAGGLVVALALLALRSFDVQVQFDTSLQTPLMLAFFATIGLSADFASLKKGGRVVAVFLLVVTGLLLVQNAMGIGLATALGLDPLMGLLAGSISLSGGHGTGAAWGATFTEKFGLASASELAMASATFGLVLGGLIGGPVAKLLIKRVKTQGTEEEVAHLPKGFEQPNKERLITSFSFIETLALIAVSLLVGTVLNGLLKGTAFELPTFVCVLFVGVLLRNGLSAFGFYHVFEREVSVLGNVSLSLFLAIALMSLKLWDLAALALPFFVLLAAQTLVMALFAIFVTFRVMGRNYDAAVLAAGHCGFGLGATPTAIANMQAVTQRYGASHIAFLVVPMVGAFFIDIINVIVIKLYLALPLFIAG